In the Alistipes provencensis genome, CGAGTATATGCTCCATCTGGCGGAGGAGTTCCCCCAATACGGCTGGACCAAGAATAAGGGTTATCCGACGCGTGAACATCGGCTGGCGATTCGTGAATACGGACTTACGCCTCACCACCGGCTGACGTTCAACCACGAGATCGATCAGTTGGAATTTCAGTTTTAAAACAAAAAGAGCAGGCTTTGAAGCCTGCTCTTTTTCAAATGATTCTTCGGATTAATATCCCAGCGACTTGGAGGCCGCATAGGATATCTTCAGGGCATTGGCCCGGCGAAGCTCCTGCTTCACGTCGGTCACGATACCCATCTTGGTAGCTTGGTCGGCCTTGAGGCAGATGGTCATCGAGGCACGGTCGGCCTCGTTGAGCTTATCGCGTTCTGCGGCGACGAAGTCCAAGATATCCCGGGTCGATTTGTAAGAGTCGTTCAACTGGATGCGCGGCGCGGTACCGAACTTTGCCTGCATCGTCATCGACGGAGGACCGATGTGGATGAAACTTACGAGCGATTTCTTCTCGAGTTTCTGTACCTCGGTGGCCTCCGGGAGTTTGTATCTTACCAGCAGTTCCTGATCGCGCATAGTCGTCGAGACCATAAAGAAGAAGAGGATCATGAAGATCACGTCAGGAAGCGATGCGGTCGAGATGGGGGGCAGACCTTTGCTGCCCTTCTTTTTCATTACTGCCATGGCTTACTTCTTTATGTTACGCGGTTCCGCCTCCGAAATCTTCAGAGGAACTGCCTTGGAGATTACATTGCGCTGCTCTTCGGGAAGATCCGAGAACTTGGCGCCGAATTTACGCAGTGCCACTTCATCACGCACCTCGTTGAAAGCGCGCGTGAGTTCGTTCTGCACCATGATGTAGGACTGGTAGCCCGTGTCGCGGGTCGTTTGCAGCGAAACGACGCCCTCGCTCACGGGATAGACCCACTTGCTGCCGTCGGGAAGATCGATCTCCCTGTTCACCTTTTCGGGAAGGTTTTCGTCGTCCAGCGGGTTAACGATGAACTCCTTGGTCCTCTCCGTAAGCTGATGCAGATCGATCGCCTCCTGCTTGCCCGAAGCTCCTGCCATGATGTCGCCCCTGCCGTTGATGAACACAAGGAAGAGGTTGCGTTCCTTGACCTTGATGTCCTCCTGTTTCTGATCTTCAGGAGGCATCGGCGGAAGCATACGCACCAGACCTGTGTCCGTGTTCATGGTAGTGGCGACCAGGAAGAAAATGAGCAGCAGGAAAGCGATGTCGGCCATTGAACCGGCATTGATCTCCTGTATTTGTCTTTTATTTCCTGCCATTTTCGTTTATTATTTAAAGGCGCCGTAAATTTCGGTAACTACGGCCGTCAGGAATGCTGCAACCATTGCAACATAGGTTACGAGAATGCTGGTTTCGGTAAGCACGGTCTCTCCGGCTCCGAAGAAGCCGCCGTTGGCCAGGTCGGGAATGTTGATCGAATGTCCTGCGGAGATGAAATAGGCCGCACCTACGATTACGATCATCAGGGCAAGGGACAGGATGGTCCCCTTGATGCCCGCCGGGTTTTGAATCATTCCGAAGACGGCGCAGAAAATGGCTGCGGCGACGGCAAACACGACGAGGAAGTACCCCCAGATCAAGTTAATGCCGATCGCAGCATCCGAGCCGCCGGTAGCTATCGCGTATACCAGAAGTACCGCCGTGATAGCCAGCAGAATGCCCAGCAATATGTTCAATATCTTTTTCATAAATGCTTTTGACTTTTTATCAGCGTTGGATTATTTCTTGTTGTAAGCCGTCAGGATATCCATCAGCGTGATGGACGAATCCTCCATATCGTTCACCAAAGAGTCGATCTTCGAAACGATATAGTTGTAGAACAACTGAAGAATAACCGCAGCGATAAGACCCATGAGGGTCGTCAGAAGGGCGACCTTGATACCACCGGCAACGAGCGTCGGGCTGATATCACCGGCTGCCTGAATCTGGTCGAATGCTTGGATCATACCTACTACGGTACCCATAAATCCCAACATAGGCGAAAGGGCGATGAACAGGCCGATCCACGTCAGACCCGACTCCATCTGGCCGGTTTGAACCGAACCGTAGGAAACGACAGCCTTCTCGACCGAATCCAGTCCCTGGTCGTAACGATCCAGCCCCTGGTAGTAGATCGAAGCGATCGGGCCGCGGGTGTTGCGGCAAACTTCCTTGGCAGCCTCGATGCCGCCGTTCTTCAGGGCTTCTTCAACCTTGACGATGAGTTTCTTCGAGTTGATTGTCGAAAGCGACAGATAGAGGATACGCTCGATAGCCACAGCCAGACCGATCACGAGGAACACCAGAATCGGGAGCATCCATGCCCAGCCGCCCTCGAGGAACTTCTGCATCATGACGTGGTGCAGGCTGTCGCCGGCGATCTGAGTTTCGGCAACAACCGTTTCGGTTGCGGCAGCAGCATCCTGCGCGAACGCACTAACGGTACCCAGTACGGACAGGGCAGCCGACGGAATCAAAAAAAGTTTTTTCATAGTTGTGTTAGATAAAATAAATTTGATTAGTTGAATTTTTATTTGTTTTGAGTCTTTTGGTTTCCTCCTTTCCCGGTGGTTCGGTTTCTTTCCGGGCGCTTATTTTTTCACTAAAATAGTTATTTTTTTTGTCTTTAGCGGCTGCTCCGGGGGCCTTTTGTAATTTTAAACGCCGCCGGAGAGTCATTTTCACGCACATAACCGAATCCCGGACAATTCACCCCGAATTCGCTCAATCGTTTGTGGTTCAATCGCTTTGCCTGTCTTTTGCCCCCTTTGCCGCCCGGTATTCCCTGCGGAAAGGGTACATTAGCAGTGCGAAATATAGAAAAAAAAATTGTTCCGTGCAATGCCTTAGGCCGTAAATTCTCCGCGCAGGGGCTTCCGGAGCAGTGCGCGCGTCGCGTCGTCGGAGAGCCCCAGCCCGAGCACATACATCAGTTTGGTGACGGCGGCTTCGGTGGTCATGTCATAGCCGCACAGGACGCCGGTTTTCTGGAGCTTCAGGCCGGTTTCGTAGAGTTCCATCGAGACCCGTCCGCCGCCGCACTGCGTGATGTTGAGGATGATGATTCCGCGATCGACGGCCTCCTTCACGACCCGGATGAACCACTCGGAGGTGGGGGCGTTGCCGGCGCCGTAGGTCTCGAGCACCACGGCCCGCAGTCCGGGGGCCGCGAGCATGGCCCGCAGGATCTCCTCGCCCATTCCCGGGAAGAGTTTGATAAGTTCGATGCCCCCGGAGAGCTTCGTGGCGATGCGCAGTTCCGGAGAGGTCTCGGCGGGTTGCAGGATCGCCGGCAGGTTGTAGGCGATGTTGACCCCGACCTCGGCCAGCGGCGGGTAGTTGTACGACCGGAAGGCGCTCAGGGCTTCGGCGCTGCGCTTGGTGGTGCGGTTGGCGCGGAAGAGCCGGTTCTGGAAGTAGAGTGACACTTCGGGGACCTCGGGACGGCCGTCGAGGTGGGCCCCGGCGATCTCGATGGCCGTGATGAGGTTCTCGCGCCCGTCGGTGCGCAGCACGCCGATCGGGATCTGGCTGCCGGTGAAAACCACCGGTTTGCTGAGGTTTTCGAGCATGAAACTCAATGCCGACGCCGTGTAGGACATGGTGTCGGTGCCGTGCAGCACCACGAAGCCGTCGTAACGGGCGTAGTTGTCGCGGATGAGTTCGGCCAAGGCGATCCAGTGGCCCGGCTCGACGTTCGACGAGTCGATCACGGGTGACACGGTGTGCACGTCGATGTCGACGTTGAGACGCTTCAGCGAGGGAAATTCGTCGTAAATGGCGCTGAAATCGAAGGGTACCAGCGCCCCGGTGACGGCATCGGTCTTCATGCCGATGGTTCCGCCCGTGTAGATGATGAGGATGGATGAACGCATAGGGTCAGATTCCTTTGAAAATTCGTTTTGCATTTTCGGTCGTTGCGGCGGCGACCTCCGCGGGTGTCAGCCCCTTGAGTTCGGCGACTTTTTCGCAGACATAGTGCACATAGGCCGATTCGTTGCGCTCGCCCCGGTGGGGTGCGGGCGTCAGGTAGGGACAGTCGGTTTCGAGAACGATGTCCCGCAGCTCCATTTCGCGCACGACCTCGGCCAGTCTGCTCTTTTTGAAGGTCACTACGCCCCCGATACCGAAGACGAAATCGCCCAGTTGTTTCAGTTCGCGGTAGGTTTCGATCCCGTCCGAATAGGCGTGGAAGACACCCCGGACACCCCGGCCGTGGAATTCGCGCATGAGGGCCGCGGTCTCGGGCCACGCATCGCGCGTATGCACGGCGATCGGCAGTCCGTATTGCAGTGCGAGTTCGATCTGGCGGCGGAAAACCTCGGTCTGCTCCGCATGAAAATCGCGGCTCCAATAGAGGTCGAGCCCGATCTCACCCACGGCGCAGAACCCGGCGATCCCCCCGGGCGGGGTTTGCAGGTATGTTTCGACCAGCGCCAGCTCCTCGCGCCAGCGGGGGTTGTCGTTGACCGAGGTGGGGTGCAGGCCCATCATCGGGATACACCGCTGCGGGTGGCTGCGGCAAAGCCCGAACAGTCTTTCGTGGCTTTCGGAGTCGATGGCCGGGAGCAGTAACAGCCCGACGCCCTCGGCTGCGGCGCGGGCCAAAGCCTCGTCGCGGTCGGCGTCGAACGCCTCGTCGTAAAGGTGTGAATGGGTATCGATCAGTTTCATAGCTTCATGTATCGGTTGCCGGGCAACTGGCGCACGGCGCCGGCCAGTTCCAGCCCCACGAGCAGCGTCGCCAGTTCGCCGGAGTTCAGCCCGCTCAACTCCCCGAGCGTCTCGACCGACAGCGGGTCGTCGGTGCGGAAACAACCGAGCAGTCCCGCTTCGTCGGGCGTGAGCTCCGGTGTCGAAGGCTTCGCCCGCAGTGTCGCGGGATTCTCTCCGAGGTCCCACATCAGTTCGCGGATCACGTCGTCGGCCGTCAGCACCAACTGCGCCTTGCGGTTGCGGATCAGGTGGTTCGTTCCGGCCGATGCCCGGTCGGTAATGCGCCCCGGAACGGCCATCACCGTCCGGTTGTAAGCGTCGGCACAGTGGGCCGTGTAGAGCGAACCGCCCGTGTCGGCTGATTCGACGACGATACATCCGGCGCTCAGTCCCGCGATGATGCGGTTGCGTGCGAGGTAGAAATTGCCGTTCTGCTTCGACTGCGAGTGCAGTTCCGTGACCAGCGCACCTCCGTGGGCGAGGATGTCGCGCGCCACGTCCGTATGCTGTGCTGGCGTTACGCCGGGCAGCGGATTGGCTACCACGGCAACGGTCGGAATCCCGGCCGCAAGCGCCGCGCGGTGTGCCGTGACGTCGATGCCGAAAGCCAGTCCGCTCACGATGCAAAGCCCCGGGATGCGTTCCGCCAGTCCTTCGACCAGCCGGTTGCAGGCTGTCTGTCCGTAAGGTGTCGCTTCGCGCGTGCCCACGACCGAGATACAGCGGGACGAGAGGGCCTCGATGCTGCCCCGGACATAGAGCACATGGGGATAGTCGGGAATTTCGCGCAGCAGCGGCGGGTATTCCGCGTCGGTCGAAGCGATGGCCGTGATGCCGTTGCGGCGGCAGTGGTCGAGCTCCTTTTCAGCGGCAGGGAATCCTTTCCGGCGGAGTATCTGCTGGGCCGCCTCGGGCCGCAACTCCGCATCGCCGACCAGTTCATCGGCCGAGGCCGCGAAGATGCTCCGCGCATCGCCGAACTGTTCCAGCAGGTGCACGGCGCCTTTCAGGCCGATGCCCGGCGTCATCTGAAGGGCAATATCCTCGATGGTCATACCGCTAAAAAAGGATTGTTTTTGAAAAGTAAAGTTAACGATTTTTAACGAATAACGTAAATTTATTTACGAAATGGCGTAAAGTTGGGTGGAAGTTTTGCAAAAATTGGAAATGTTTGTTTTTTTCTGTCGAAAGTTGAGTTGCATTTGATTGTCCGATCCCGTCGTAATGTGGTTCCACGTCAGATTACGGACATCTGAAAGTCGTAATCCCGTAAAACAACAAAATAAAAATGATCTTTTGACAACTTCGTTCCTACTGGGGGTGGCTATCAATTTTTTGAGTTCCGATTCGGTCAGGTACTCTTTGTGAGATTGTACTGTCGTCGGGGAATCCACCGATTTGGTCGGATCATGGGCCAACAATTCATCTTTGATTGCCTGATGAATAATCATTTTCAACGAGGCAAAAATATTGTGTTGAGTCGATTGTTTGAGGGTTCGTTTCTGTCTGCCGGAATTTGCCGATATTGCAGAAGACAAATATCGGACGAATCCGTTCAGGTACTTGACATCTACATCTTTCAACAGAATTCGATCACCCTTGTATTTTTTCAGGTGGTATATCAACATCCGTAGAGAACCGGGAACCCCGTTTTTGCCGATCTTCTGTTTGTTATTACTGACCTGTTCGATGTATTGTATCAAATTGACATCGGGTTTTTTGCTGGTGAACCCGTGTAGATCATTGAAGAACTCGACGGTTCTTTGGGATTTGATTGCATTTGCCAACCGGAGGGTTTCCTCGTTTTTAAGTCGGTCGGATTTTGTTCGTTCGGGGACAAGATACAGATGCAAAAATTCGTATCGACGATCTCCTCTGTAATACAGATCGAGGTACAGGGACCGATTCCCACTACCGGTCGGTTTACTTCGCAATTTTATGATTCCATTATTTGTCATATTTTATTTTTAATATTTACATATTATATGAGGGAAATAATGAATCGATTAAATTTGTCCGGATTTTTTTTATTTGGATTTTCGGAGTTTTTTTCGTATATTATAAAGTAACAACGGGGTAACAAATCAAGACCAGCAAACAGTCGTGTAAAACAGTTATTCACAGACTCCGGATTATATTTCTGACAAATGGAATGAATTGACTGCCATTTGCTGCCGTTCAATGATTTTGTATGTTTTATTAATTTCTTTTTGGTGGTCAATAGTTTTTTTGTATATTTGCACTCCCGATGCGTTTGGAAATGGCCTCGAATACTTTCGGGTCAGGGAAAGCGAATATAATTTGGGAAAAGGGTCTGATGGCCGAGTGGCTAGGCAAAGGTCTGCAAAACCTTGTACAGCGGTTCGAATCCGCTTCAGACCTCAATTTTAAAGAAAAAGTCCTCGGAAGTTATTGCTTCCGAGGACTTTTTCTTTGTATGGGCACGAGCTCGGGCCCGTGGCGGGATTATCGGAGTGTGATGAGTTCGTACTGCTGCGATCCGAGGCCGATCGTCTCGGCATGTTCGAGCGTGTGGATGCCGTGGCG is a window encoding:
- a CDS encoding ExbD/TolR family protein, with protein sequence MAVMKKKGSKGLPPISTASLPDVIFMILFFFMVSTTMRDQELLVRYKLPEATEVQKLEKKSLVSFIHIGPPSMTMQAKFGTAPRIQLNDSYKSTRDILDFVAAERDKLNEADRASMTICLKADQATKMGIVTDVKQELRRANALKISYAASKSLGY
- a CDS encoding ExbD/TolR family protein encodes the protein MAGNKRQIQEINAGSMADIAFLLLIFFLVATTMNTDTGLVRMLPPMPPEDQKQEDIKVKERNLFLVFINGRGDIMAGASGKQEAIDLHQLTERTKEFIVNPLDDENLPEKVNREIDLPDGSKWVYPVSEGVVSLQTTRDTGYQSYIMVQNELTRAFNEVRDEVALRKFGAKFSDLPEEQRNVISKAVPLKISEAEPRNIKK
- a CDS encoding MotA/TolQ/ExbB proton channel family protein, which gives rise to MKKLFLIPSAALSVLGTVSAFAQDAAAATETVVAETQIAGDSLHHVMMQKFLEGGWAWMLPILVFLVIGLAVAIERILYLSLSTINSKKLIVKVEEALKNGGIEAAKEVCRNTRGPIASIYYQGLDRYDQGLDSVEKAVVSYGSVQTGQMESGLTWIGLFIALSPMLGFMGTVVGMIQAFDQIQAAGDISPTLVAGGIKVALLTTLMGLIAAVILQLFYNYIVSKIDSLVNDMEDSSITLMDILTAYNKK
- a CDS encoding asparaginase gives rise to the protein MRSSILIIYTGGTIGMKTDAVTGALVPFDFSAIYDEFPSLKRLNVDIDVHTVSPVIDSSNVEPGHWIALAELIRDNYARYDGFVVLHGTDTMSYTASALSFMLENLSKPVVFTGSQIPIGVLRTDGRENLITAIEIAGAHLDGRPEVPEVSLYFQNRLFRANRTTKRSAEALSAFRSYNYPPLAEVGVNIAYNLPAILQPAETSPELRIATKLSGGIELIKLFPGMGEEILRAMLAAPGLRAVVLETYGAGNAPTSEWFIRVVKEAVDRGIIILNITQCGGGRVSMELYETGLKLQKTGVLCGYDMTTEAAVTKLMYVLGLGLSDDATRALLRKPLRGEFTA
- a CDS encoding TatD family hydrolase — translated: MKLIDTHSHLYDEAFDADRDEALARAAAEGVGLLLLPAIDSESHERLFGLCRSHPQRCIPMMGLHPTSVNDNPRWREELALVETYLQTPPGGIAGFCAVGEIGLDLYWSRDFHAEQTEVFRRQIELALQYGLPIAVHTRDAWPETAALMREFHGRGVRGVFHAYSDGIETYRELKQLGDFVFGIGGVVTFKKSRLAEVVREMELRDIVLETDCPYLTPAPHRGERNESAYVHYVCEKVAELKGLTPAEVAAATTENAKRIFKGI
- the dprA gene encoding DNA-processing protein DprA, whose translation is MTIEDIALQMTPGIGLKGAVHLLEQFGDARSIFAASADELVGDAELRPEAAQQILRRKGFPAAEKELDHCRRNGITAIASTDAEYPPLLREIPDYPHVLYVRGSIEALSSRCISVVGTREATPYGQTACNRLVEGLAERIPGLCIVSGLAFGIDVTAHRAALAAGIPTVAVVANPLPGVTPAQHTDVARDILAHGGALVTELHSQSKQNGNFYLARNRIIAGLSAGCIVVESADTGGSLYTAHCADAYNRTVMAVPGRITDRASAGTNHLIRNRKAQLVLTADDVIRELMWDLGENPATLRAKPSTPELTPDEAGLLGCFRTDDPLSVETLGELSGLNSGELATLLVGLELAGAVRQLPGNRYMKL
- a CDS encoding tyrosine-type recombinase/integrase, whose protein sequence is MIQYIEQVSNNKQKIGKNGVPGSLRMLIYHLKKYKGDRILLKDVDVKYLNGFVRYLSSAISANSGRQKRTLKQSTQHNIFASLKMIIHQAIKDELLAHDPTKSVDSPTTVQSHKEYLTESELKKLIATPSRNEVVKRSFLFCCFTGLRLSDVRNLTWNHITTGSDNQMQLNFRQKKTNISNFCKTSTQLYAIS